Proteins from a single region of Sphingomonas swuensis:
- a CDS encoding PRC-barrel domain-containing protein, which produces MAYDRYDDDLHDRDRDRDRIRDERHRDHRPAGRGFFGARDRDDRERHHDEPRRRYGRDDSSRVAVPTDETRDLIASNKVEGTPVYGRDDQRLGSIKTLMIDKVRGQVRYAVLSHATGFLGLDERYFPVQWDDLRYDERRQGYRVDFTGEDVRYTLDKREREHSRDLDRNGRRDRY; this is translated from the coding sequence ATGGCCTACGACCGCTACGACGACGACCTGCACGACCGCGATCGCGATCGCGATCGTATCCGCGACGAACGTCACCGCGACCATCGTCCCGCCGGGCGCGGCTTCTTCGGCGCCCGCGACCGCGACGACCGCGAACGCCATCACGACGAGCCCCGCCGCCGTTACGGCCGCGACGACAGCAGCCGCGTCGCCGTCCCGACCGACGAGACCCGCGACCTCATCGCCTCCAACAAGGTCGAGGGCACCCCAGTCTACGGCCGCGACGACCAGCGCCTCGGCAGCATCAAGACGCTGATGATCGACAAGGTCCGCGGCCAGGTCCGCTACGCCGTGCTGAGTCACGCCACCGGCTTCCTCGGCCTCGACGAGCGCTACTTCCCCGTCCAGTGGGACGACCTCCGCTACGACGAGCGCCGCCAGGGCTACCGCGTCGATTTTACCGGCGAGGACGTCCGCTACACCCTCGACAAGCGCGAACGCGAACACAGCCGCGACCTCGATCGCAACGGACGCCGCGACCGCTACTGA
- the uvrA gene encoding excinuclease ABC subunit UvrA, giving the protein MLTHITVKGAREHNLKGVDVAIPRDQLTVITGLSGSGKSSLAFDTIYAEGQRRYVESLSAYARQFLEMMQKPDVEHIDGLSPAISIEQKTTSRNPRSTVATVTEIYDYMRLLWARVGIPYSPATGEPIQAQQVSQMVDRVMALPEGSRHYLLAPVVRGRKGEYRKELAEWQKAGFTRVRIDGTFTEIDEAPALDKKYKHDIEVVVDRIVVRDGIQTRLADSFETALKLADGLAYLDPADPPVEPAGTEKTGVAAALEKAKDRAVLATNAPPGRICFSEKFACPVSGFTIAEIEPRLFSFNAPQGACPACDGLGERQEFDEDLVVPNHDLSLAKGAVVPWAKSQPPSPYYMQVLSSLARHYGFELTTPWKDLDPAHQRAILHGTGGQAIVLRFIDGKRSYEVRQAFEGVIGNLNRRMAQTESAWMKEELSRYQAAHACETCHGARLKPEALAVKIAGEHISSGVRRSVADAYAWFGSLEAKLTPQHQEIARAILKEINERLGFLHNVGLDYLHLDRTSGTLSGGESQRIRLASQIGSGLSGVLYVLDEPSIGLHQKDNDRLLETLQRLKSLGNTVLVVEHDEDAIRAADHVIDMGPGAGVHGGTVLHSGTLDSLLQQEGSLTADYLSGRRSIPLPAKRRKGNGKKLTVHNARENNLTGVTASIPLGTFTCVTGVSGSGKSSFTIDTLYAAAARALNGARILAGKHDKVTGLDQLDKVIDIDQSPIGRTPRSNPATYTGAFTQIRDWFAGLPESQARGYKPGRFSFNVKGGRCEACTGDGLLKIEMHFLPDVYVTCDVCHGKRYNRETLEVLHKGKSIADVLDMTVEDAVEFFKAVPGIRDKMAMLAEVGLGYIKVGQQATTLSGGEAQRVKLAKELSRRATGSTLYILDEPTTGLHFEDVRKLLEVLHALVEQGNTVVVIEHNLDVIKTADWILDLGPEGGIKGGEIVAQGTPEQVVKEERSYTGHYLKPLLERSPTLAPPPLGGGVAASDGGGLEEKPAAEAKEEAPRRGRRKKVVEGVN; this is encoded by the coding sequence ATGCTGACTCACATCACCGTCAAGGGCGCGCGCGAGCATAATCTCAAGGGCGTGGACGTGGCCATTCCGCGCGACCAGCTGACGGTGATCACCGGCCTGTCGGGCTCGGGCAAGTCGAGCCTCGCCTTCGACACCATCTATGCCGAGGGCCAGCGCCGCTACGTCGAGTCGCTCTCGGCCTATGCCCGCCAGTTCCTCGAGATGATGCAGAAGCCCGACGTCGAGCATATCGACGGCCTCTCGCCCGCCATCTCGATCGAGCAGAAGACCACCAGCCGCAACCCGCGCTCTACCGTCGCCACGGTGACCGAGATCTACGACTATATGCGCCTGCTCTGGGCGCGGGTCGGGATCCCTTATTCGCCCGCCACCGGCGAGCCGATCCAGGCGCAGCAGGTCAGCCAGATGGTCGACCGCGTCATGGCGCTGCCCGAGGGCAGCCGCCACTATCTCCTCGCCCCCGTGGTTCGCGGCCGCAAGGGCGAGTATCGCAAGGAACTGGCCGAGTGGCAGAAGGCGGGCTTCACCCGCGTCCGGATCGACGGCACCTTCACCGAGATCGACGAGGCGCCCGCGCTCGACAAGAAGTACAAGCATGACATCGAGGTCGTGGTCGACCGGATCGTCGTTCGCGACGGCATCCAGACCCGCCTCGCCGACAGCTTCGAGACCGCGCTGAAGCTCGCCGACGGGCTCGCCTATCTCGATCCCGCCGACCCGCCGGTCGAGCCCGCCGGCACCGAGAAGACCGGAGTCGCCGCCGCGCTTGAGAAGGCCAAGGACCGCGCCGTCCTCGCCACCAACGCGCCCCCCGGGCGGATCTGCTTCTCCGAGAAGTTCGCCTGCCCGGTCAGCGGCTTCACCATCGCCGAGATCGAGCCGCGGCTGTTCTCCTTCAACGCCCCCCAGGGCGCCTGCCCGGCCTGCGACGGCCTGGGCGAGCGGCAGGAGTTCGACGAGGATCTCGTCGTTCCCAACCACGACCTCAGCCTCGCCAAGGGCGCGGTCGTGCCCTGGGCCAAGAGCCAGCCGCCCTCACCCTACTACATGCAGGTGCTCTCGAGCCTCGCGCGCCATTACGGATTCGAGCTCACCACCCCGTGGAAGGACCTCGACCCCGCCCACCAGCGCGCCATCCTCCATGGCACCGGCGGCCAGGCGATCGTGCTGCGCTTCATCGACGGCAAGAGGAGCTACGAGGTCCGCCAAGCCTTCGAGGGCGTCATCGGCAACCTCAACCGCCGGATGGCGCAGACCGAGAGCGCGTGGATGAAGGAGGAGCTCTCCCGCTACCAGGCCGCGCACGCCTGCGAGACCTGCCACGGTGCTCGCCTCAAGCCCGAGGCGCTCGCGGTCAAGATCGCCGGCGAGCACATCTCCTCGGGCGTCCGCCGCTCGGTCGCCGACGCCTATGCCTGGTTCGGCAGCCTCGAGGCCAAGCTCACCCCCCAGCACCAGGAGATCGCCCGGGCGATCCTCAAGGAGATCAACGAGCGCCTCGGCTTCCTCCACAATGTCGGCCTCGACTATCTCCACCTCGACCGCACCAGCGGCACGCTCAGCGGCGGCGAAAGCCAGCGCATCCGCCTCGCCAGCCAGATCGGCTCGGGCCTGTCGGGCGTCCTCTACGTCCTCGACGAGCCCTCGATCGGCCTCCACCAGAAGGACAATGACCGCCTGCTCGAGACCCTCCAGCGGCTGAAGTCCCTCGGCAACACCGTGCTGGTGGTCGAGCATGACGAGGACGCGATCCGCGCCGCCGACCATGTCATCGACATGGGCCCAGGCGCGGGCGTCCACGGCGGCACCGTGCTCCACTCGGGGACCCTCGACAGCCTTCTCCAGCAGGAGGGCAGCCTCACCGCCGACTATCTCTCGGGCCGCCGCTCGATCCCGCTTCCGGCCAAGCGCCGCAAGGGCAACGGCAAGAAGCTCACCGTCCACAACGCGCGCGAGAACAACCTCACCGGGGTCACCGCGTCGATTCCTTTGGGCACCTTCACCTGCGTCACCGGCGTCTCGGGCTCGGGCAAGTCGAGCTTCACCATCGACACCCTCTACGCCGCAGCCGCTAGGGCCCTGAACGGCGCGCGCATCCTTGCCGGCAAGCACGACAAGGTCACCGGCCTCGACCAGCTCGACAAGGTCATCGACATCGACCAGTCGCCGATCGGCCGAACCCCGCGCTCCAACCCCGCCACCTACACCGGCGCCTTCACCCAGATCCGCGACTGGTTCGCCGGCCTCCCCGAGAGCCAGGCCCGCGGCTACAAGCCCGGCCGCTTCTCCTTCAACGTCAAGGGCGGCCGCTGCGAGGCCTGCACCGGCGACGGCCTGCTCAAGATCGAGATGCACTTCCTCCCCGACGTCTACGTCACCTGCGACGTCTGCCACGGCAAGCGCTACAACCGCGAGACGCTCGAGGTCCTCCACAAGGGCAAGAGCATCGCCGACGTGCTCGACATGACGGTCGAGGACGCGGTCGAGTTCTTCAAGGCGGTCCCCGGCATCCGCGACAAGATGGCGATGCTGGCCGAGGTCGGCCTCGGCTACATCAAGGTCGGCCAGCAGGCGACCACCCTTTCGGGCGGCGAGGCGCAGCGGGTCAAGCTCGCCAAGGAGCTCTCCCGCCGCGCGACTGGAAGCACCCTCTACATCCTCGACGAGCCCACCACCGGCCTCCACTTCGAGGACGTCCGCAAGCTCCTCGAAGTCCTCCACGCGCTGGTCGAGCAGGGCAACACCGTGGTCGTGATCGAGCACAACCTCGACGTCATCAAGACCGCCGACTGGATCCTCGACCTCGGCCCCGAAGGCGGCATCAAGGGCGGCGAGATCGTTGCCCAGGGCACCCCCGAGCAGGTGGTGAAGGAAGAGCGGAGCTACACCGGCCACTATCTCAAGCCGCTGCTCGAGCGCTCCCCCACCCTCGCCCCTCCCCCTTTAGGGGGAGGTGTCGCTGCAAGCGACGGAGGGGGCTTGGAAGAGAAGCCAGCCGCCGAAGCCAAAGAAGAGGCTCCAAGGCGCGGGCGGCGGAAGAAGGTGGTTGAGGGGGTGAATTAG
- a CDS encoding DUF2726 domain-containing protein: protein MDASFVDSLRGGSPLFVQLVPFIVFGLVLIGVLKLLDVGGRMKREHDREAWKLRKMRRGEWTQRPRKGPPPGWHGPWGAAAEGSNVTSMETRRPLGEGASRVPDAADQLRIVEQSAFKAKRLLNKGEARVLAALEPIVAELEPGWRVWSQVSLGEVLDADSVEAFNTINAKRVDFLLVDGHQQPRMAIEYQGQGHHQGASAARDAVKREALRRAGIGYGEVFAGDGPAELAQVVARVMAGAGVKQTFGVRAERG from the coding sequence ATGGACGCGTCTTTTGTTGATTCGCTGCGCGGGGGTTCGCCCCTGTTCGTGCAGCTGGTGCCCTTCATCGTCTTCGGGCTGGTGCTGATCGGCGTGCTGAAGCTGCTCGACGTCGGCGGGCGGATGAAGCGCGAGCATGACCGCGAGGCGTGGAAGCTGCGCAAGATGCGGCGCGGCGAGTGGACTCAGCGACCGCGCAAGGGGCCGCCGCCGGGGTGGCATGGGCCGTGGGGCGCTGCCGCGGAAGGCTCGAACGTCACCAGCATGGAGACCCGGCGGCCGCTGGGCGAGGGCGCGAGCCGGGTGCCCGACGCGGCGGACCAGCTGCGGATCGTCGAGCAGAGCGCGTTCAAGGCCAAGCGGCTCCTGAACAAGGGCGAGGCGCGGGTGCTCGCGGCGCTGGAGCCGATCGTCGCCGAGCTGGAGCCCGGCTGGCGGGTGTGGAGCCAGGTGAGCCTCGGCGAGGTGCTCGACGCCGACAGTGTCGAGGCGTTCAACACGATCAATGCCAAGCGCGTCGACTTCCTGCTGGTCGACGGCCATCAGCAGCCGCGGATGGCGATCGAATATCAGGGGCAGGGCCACCACCAAGGTGCGTCGGCCGCCCGCGACGCCGTCAAGCGCGAGGCGCTGCGCCGCGCGGGCATCGGCTATGGCGAGGTGTTTGCGGGCGACGGCCCGGCGGAACTGGCGCAGGTGGTGGCGCGGGTGATGGCCGGGGCGGGTGTGAAGCAGACGTTTGGGGTGCGCGCCGAGCGCGGGTGA
- a CDS encoding glycosyltransferase, translated as MDRREQSSGLDVAIVMFDFGPTGVVRNALRIAAASARAGLRVELWVVQASGVMKGEVPANIPVVEFGDPLGTNYSRGARRRAGRATVPYLAELIDERRPRLLLSAGNHFHSFAAAATRLARHPTRLLLRISTGLLPKPEGTLNPYLWMRFHYKKWKGERRHARAARLIAVSQEIASELRRETDCAPEQIVVIPNGIDRTAIEEKAQQPFEHEWFAPGAPPVILGVGRIDKFKNFELLIAAFARLRATRPLRLMILGEERNAWRHRLEKLARQLGVADDIRFEGFQPNPHPYFRRAAAYVCCSRYEGMSNATLEAMANGCPVVATRTATGAAELLDDGRVGPLAEPSPDALAAAIGRRIEAPRDSDGLRARAADFDLARTTAAYVELLSSEAGLATAPAGHRSAKALAA; from the coding sequence ATGGATAGGCGTGAACAATCCTCGGGCCTCGACGTGGCGATCGTCATGTTCGACTTCGGCCCCACCGGTGTGGTCCGCAACGCGCTCCGGATCGCCGCCGCCAGCGCGCGTGCCGGGCTGCGGGTCGAGCTGTGGGTGGTGCAGGCGAGCGGGGTGATGAAGGGCGAGGTCCCGGCGAACATCCCGGTGGTCGAGTTCGGCGATCCGCTCGGAACCAACTATTCGCGAGGGGCCCGGCGGCGGGCCGGCCGTGCCACGGTTCCCTATCTTGCCGAGCTGATCGACGAGCGCCGCCCGCGCCTGCTGCTGTCGGCAGGCAACCACTTCCACAGCTTCGCGGCGGCGGCGACCAGGCTCGCCCGCCATCCCACCCGGCTGCTGCTCCGGATCAGCACCGGGCTGCTGCCCAAGCCCGAGGGCACGCTCAATCCCTATCTTTGGATGCGCTTCCACTACAAGAAGTGGAAGGGCGAGCGGCGCCATGCCCGTGCCGCCAGGCTCATCGCCGTCAGCCAGGAGATCGCCAGCGAACTGCGCCGCGAGACCGACTGCGCGCCCGAGCAGATCGTGGTCATCCCCAACGGCATCGACCGCACCGCGATCGAGGAGAAGGCACAGCAGCCGTTCGAGCACGAGTGGTTCGCGCCGGGCGCGCCGCCGGTCATTCTCGGCGTCGGCCGGATCGACAAGTTCAAGAACTTCGAGCTGCTGATCGCCGCCTTCGCTCGGCTTCGCGCGACCCGACCCCTGCGGCTGATGATCCTCGGCGAGGAGCGCAATGCCTGGCGCCATCGGCTGGAAAAGCTGGCGCGCCAGCTGGGGGTCGCCGACGACATCCGCTTCGAGGGCTTCCAGCCCAACCCGCACCCCTATTTCCGACGCGCCGCCGCCTACGTCTGTTGCTCGCGTTACGAGGGGATGAGCAATGCGACGCTCGAGGCGATGGCGAACGGCTGCCCGGTGGTCGCGACCCGTACCGCGACCGGTGCGGCCGAGCTGCTCGACGATGGCCGGGTCGGACCACTGGCCGAGCCGAGTCCCGACGCGCTGGCGGCTGCGATCGGGCGCCGGATCGAGGCACCGCGCGACAGCGATGGACTCAGGGCCCGGGCGGCGGATTTCGACCTGGCGAGGACCACCGCGGCTTATGTCGAGCTGCTGTCTTCCGAAGCGGGACTGGCGACAGCTCCCGCGGGACACCGGAGCGCAAAGGCGCTGGCGGCCTAG
- the astD gene encoding succinylglutamate-semialdehyde dehydrogenase, producing the protein MTHLISTEPATGAELWSGDVGDAATEVAAAREAFPSWAAQSVTFRAETLRRFANEVRAEEGRFADLIARETGKPLWEAKTEVAAVINKVDISISAYLERTPQRKLEAALGQKIAVRHKPHGVLAVLGPYNFPAHLPNGHIVPALLAGNTVVFKPSEKTPATGAMLVALMHRAGVPVGAVRLLIGGPDEGRALAGEPDIDGLLFTGSARAGQALHRQFADMPHKILALELGGNNPLVVWDVKDVESAATIAVQSAFLSAGQRCTAARRLIVREGAEGDRLVAAILKVMNRIIVDEPHANPQPFMGPVIDLAAADHLQTQFLDLMMKGARVIRRLDRPSETRPFLTPGLIDVTEVDDRPDEELFGPVLQLIRVPDFEAAIREANNTRFGLAASLVGGAPQLYDRFWSEVRAGVINWNKPTNGAPSTAPFGGVGLSGNHRPSAFYAADYCAYPVTSSEAELARASIGEGLRDPNMLED; encoded by the coding sequence TTGACGCATCTGATTTCGACGGAGCCGGCGACCGGTGCCGAGTTGTGGTCCGGCGACGTCGGCGATGCGGCGACGGAAGTGGCGGCCGCCCGCGAGGCCTTTCCGAGCTGGGCCGCGCAATCGGTCACCTTTCGCGCCGAGACCCTGCGGCGCTTTGCCAATGAGGTCCGGGCGGAAGAGGGCAGGTTCGCCGACCTGATCGCGCGCGAGACCGGCAAGCCGCTGTGGGAAGCGAAGACCGAGGTGGCTGCGGTCATCAACAAGGTCGACATCTCGATCAGCGCCTATCTCGAACGAACCCCGCAGCGGAAGCTCGAGGCGGCGCTCGGGCAGAAGATCGCCGTTCGCCACAAGCCGCATGGCGTGCTGGCGGTGCTCGGACCCTACAACTTCCCGGCGCACCTCCCGAACGGGCACATCGTGCCGGCCCTGCTTGCCGGCAACACGGTGGTGTTCAAGCCGTCGGAAAAGACCCCAGCGACGGGCGCGATGCTGGTTGCGCTGATGCATCGCGCCGGCGTTCCGGTGGGCGCGGTGCGCCTGCTCATCGGAGGTCCCGATGAAGGCCGGGCACTGGCAGGCGAGCCGGACATCGACGGCTTGCTGTTCACCGGCTCGGCTAGGGCAGGGCAGGCGCTCCACCGTCAGTTCGCCGACATGCCGCACAAGATCCTTGCGCTCGAACTCGGCGGCAACAACCCGCTGGTCGTGTGGGACGTCAAGGATGTGGAATCGGCCGCGACCATTGCCGTCCAGTCGGCCTTCCTCTCGGCCGGCCAGCGCTGCACCGCCGCTCGCCGCCTGATCGTCCGCGAGGGGGCCGAGGGCGATCGGCTCGTCGCGGCGATCCTCAAGGTGATGAACCGGATCATCGTCGACGAGCCCCACGCCAACCCACAGCCCTTCATGGGCCCGGTGATCGACCTTGCCGCCGCCGATCACCTCCAGACCCAGTTTCTCGACCTGATGATGAAGGGAGCCCGCGTCATCCGCCGGCTCGACCGCCCGTCCGAGACCCGTCCGTTCCTGACCCCCGGGCTGATCGACGTGACCGAAGTCGACGACCGTCCCGACGAGGAGCTGTTCGGGCCGGTGCTCCAGCTAATCCGCGTACCGGACTTCGAGGCTGCCATTCGCGAGGCCAACAACACCCGCTTCGGGCTCGCCGCGAGCCTCGTGGGCGGGGCCCCCCAGCTCTACGATCGTTTCTGGAGCGAGGTCCGCGCCGGGGTCATCAACTGGAACAAGCCGACCAATGGCGCTCCGTCGACCGCGCCGTTCGGAGGCGTCGGCCTGAGCGGAAACCATCGCCCGAGCGCTTTCTACGCCGCCGATTATTGCGCCTATCCGGTCACCAGCAGCGAGGCCGAACTGGCCCGGGCCTCGATCGGCGAAGGGCTTCGCGACCCCAACATGCTCGAGGACTAG
- a CDS encoding protein adenylyltransferase SelO family protein encodes MTLPQPYRPDPRILELGDAFYDPVSAADFPGCTERFWNAAAAGEVGLTAVDRARHFCRFEPLDGNLGQPLALRYHGHQFRSYNPDLGDGRGFLFGQLRDGRGRLLDLGTKGSGQTPWSRFGDGRLTLKGGVREVLATEMLQALGVDTSRSFALFETGEQLERNDEPSPTRSAVLTRLSHSHIRIGTFQRLAFFEEVADLEALVAYCLEHLYGEPADAGATRLMELVTERTARLAASYLAAGFVHGVLNTDNINITGESFDYGPWRFTPTWDVTFTAAYFDHAGLYAFGRQPEAIQWNLAQLAGCLALLVDDHKVLSDQLQRFPELFHRALADALVRRLGIEAGAEAEDRDLARAITQALSASPVEIDRFFFDWRGGRRAVEEKWSGEPFERLAQLLAGREQPATHAYWSDQKPCSLHIEEVEAIWSAIASDDDWSPFHAKIAAIRRMGEAMAQG; translated from the coding sequence ATGACGCTTCCGCAACCCTATCGCCCCGATCCGCGTATCCTCGAACTCGGCGACGCCTTCTACGATCCCGTGTCGGCAGCCGATTTCCCCGGCTGCACCGAGCGCTTCTGGAACGCGGCCGCGGCGGGAGAGGTGGGGCTCACCGCAGTCGATCGCGCCCGTCATTTCTGCCGGTTCGAGCCGCTCGACGGCAATCTCGGGCAGCCGCTCGCGCTGCGCTACCACGGTCACCAGTTCCGGTCCTACAATCCCGACCTCGGAGACGGGCGCGGCTTCCTCTTCGGCCAGCTGCGCGACGGACGGGGGCGGCTGCTCGACCTCGGCACCAAGGGCAGCGGCCAGACGCCCTGGAGCCGCTTCGGCGACGGCCGGCTGACGCTCAAGGGCGGGGTGCGCGAAGTGCTCGCGACCGAGATGCTGCAGGCGCTCGGCGTCGACACCAGCCGCAGCTTCGCCTTGTTCGAGACGGGCGAGCAGCTCGAGCGCAACGACGAGCCGTCGCCGACCCGCTCGGCGGTGCTGACCCGGCTAAGCCACAGCCACATCCGCATCGGCACCTTCCAGCGGCTCGCCTTCTTCGAGGAGGTCGCCGACCTCGAAGCCCTGGTCGCTTACTGTCTCGAGCATCTCTACGGAGAGCCGGCCGATGCGGGTGCGACGCGCCTGATGGAGCTGGTCACCGAGCGGACCGCGCGCCTTGCGGCTTCCTACCTGGCGGCAGGCTTCGTCCACGGCGTGCTCAATACCGACAACATCAACATCACCGGCGAGAGCTTCGACTATGGGCCTTGGCGGTTCACCCCGACTTGGGACGTGACCTTCACCGCCGCCTACTTCGACCATGCCGGGCTCTACGCCTTCGGCCGTCAGCCCGAGGCGATCCAGTGGAACCTCGCCCAACTCGCCGGCTGCCTCGCGCTGCTGGTCGACGACCACAAGGTGCTCAGTGACCAGCTGCAGCGCTTCCCCGAGCTCTTCCATCGCGCGCTCGCAGACGCGCTGGTGCGACGTCTCGGTATCGAAGCGGGCGCGGAGGCCGAGGATCGCGACCTTGCCCGGGCAATCACGCAGGCGCTCTCCGCCAGCCCTGTCGAGATCGACCGCTTCTTCTTCGACTGGCGAGGCGGGCGGCGAGCGGTCGAGGAAAAGTGGAGCGGCGAGCCCTTCGAGCGGCTGGCGCAGCTGCTCGCCGGGCGGGAGCAGCCTGCGACGCACGCTTACTGGTCGGACCAGAAGCCCTGCTCGCTCCACATCGAGGAAGTCGAGGCAATCTGGTCGGCCATCGCAAGCGATGACGACTGGTCGCCCTTCCACGCGAAGATCGCCGCCATCCGGCGGATGGGCGAGGCAATGGCGCAGGGTTGA
- a CDS encoding alpha/beta hydrolase, giving the protein MAAFEDRYYNSADGLRLHYRDYAGGDPDQPPILCLPGLTRNARDFEPVADRFTGAWRVLALDFRGRGLSAADPEPNRYMPATYARDVIKLLDQLGIADAVFVGTSLGGLVTMLIGAMEDERIAGALLNDIGPQVSPEGIERIRTYVGKPALFGSFAEAGAAMGSRAADVYPDWSAADWERFARRCCREEGGEVVLDYDMAIAQPFAQANDATQPDLWPWLDHFKDKPVTVLRGELSDLFSADVAERMIAALGDGAELVTVPNVGHAPSFDEPESIAALERLLARIG; this is encoded by the coding sequence GTGGCGGCGTTCGAGGATCGTTACTATAACAGCGCCGACGGTCTGAGGCTCCATTACCGCGATTATGCCGGCGGCGATCCCGACCAGCCGCCGATCCTCTGCCTTCCCGGCCTGACCCGCAACGCCCGCGACTTCGAGCCGGTCGCCGACCGCTTTACCGGCGCATGGCGCGTGCTCGCTCTCGACTTTCGCGGCCGTGGCCTCAGCGCCGCCGACCCCGAGCCCAACCGCTACATGCCGGCGACCTATGCCCGCGACGTCATAAAGCTCCTCGACCAGCTCGGAATTGCCGACGCGGTATTCGTCGGGACTTCGCTCGGCGGGCTCGTGACCATGCTGATCGGAGCGATGGAGGACGAGCGGATCGCCGGCGCCCTCCTCAACGACATCGGGCCGCAGGTCTCGCCCGAGGGGATCGAGCGGATCCGTACCTATGTCGGCAAGCCGGCGCTGTTCGGAAGCTTCGCCGAGGCCGGTGCGGCGATGGGCTCGCGCGCGGCCGACGTCTACCCGGACTGGAGCGCGGCGGATTGGGAACGTTTCGCCCGCCGCTGCTGCCGCGAAGAGGGCGGCGAGGTCGTCCTCGACTATGACATGGCGATCGCCCAGCCCTTCGCGCAGGCCAATGACGCGACCCAGCCCGACCTCTGGCCGTGGCTCGACCACTTCAAAGACAAGCCGGTGACGGTGCTTCGCGGCGAACTCAGCGACCTCTTCTCGGCCGACGTGGCGGAGCGGATGATCGCCGCGCTTGGCGACGGCGCCGAACTGGTGACGGTGCCGAACGTCGGCCACGCCCCGAGCTTCGACGAGCCCGAAAGCATCGCCGCGCTCGAGCGACTGCTGGCACGGATCGGCTAG
- a CDS encoding SCO family protein yields MATEAPARSSLRIVRWALWALVAVAAVLAAIVWLRPQPQLRAEPGMPGFTLGGPFTLTGTDGKPFSSASLKGEPYAIFFGFTHCPDVCPNTLGRLAKLRKELGKGDESFRILFVSVDPQRDTVPVVRDYVGLFGTPIVGLTGTEAEVAAVAKAHGTYQKKVADKDSPDGYTVDHGASVLLFDRTGSFVSTISLEEGDAPALDKLRRITA; encoded by the coding sequence ATGGCCACTGAGGCGCCCGCGCGCTCGTCGCTGCGCATCGTCCGATGGGCGCTGTGGGCGCTCGTCGCCGTCGCCGCCGTCCTCGCCGCGATCGTCTGGCTTCGCCCGCAGCCCCAGCTTCGCGCCGAGCCCGGAATGCCGGGGTTTACGCTCGGCGGTCCGTTCACCCTGACCGGGACCGACGGCAAGCCCTTCTCCTCGGCCAGCCTCAAGGGCGAGCCCTACGCCATCTTCTTCGGCTTCACCCATTGCCCGGACGTCTGTCCCAACACGCTCGGCCGACTCGCCAAGCTGCGCAAGGAGCTCGGCAAGGGCGACGAGAGCTTCCGCATCCTGTTCGTCTCGGTCGATCCCCAGCGTGACACCGTGCCGGTCGTGCGCGATTATGTCGGCCTGTTCGGCACGCCGATCGTCGGCCTGACCGGGACCGAGGCCGAGGTTGCCGCCGTCGCCAAGGCGCACGGCACTTACCAGAAGAAGGTCGCCGACAAGGATTCGCCCGACGGCTACACCGTCGACCACGGCGCGTCGGTGCTGCTGTTCGACCGCACCGGCAGCTTCGTCTCAACCATTTCGCTGGAGGAAGGCGACGCTCCCGCGCTCGACAAGCTGCGGCGGATTACCGCCTAG
- a CDS encoding copper chaperone PCu(A)C, whose product MILRHLCLAALALAAPAAAKAPAMHVTGFAQAGLANAAAYVTVHNGGPAADRLVGVTTPAAQSASIHNSVLAGGITRMRPAGAQPISAGGQIAMRPGGLHVMLMGLKAPLRPGTRLPLTLRFARAGSVQVSLPVLAPGASPAGQGHHGH is encoded by the coding sequence ATGATCCTGCGTCATCTCTGCCTGGCCGCGCTGGCCCTCGCTGCACCCGCCGCGGCCAAGGCTCCTGCCATGCACGTCACGGGCTTCGCGCAGGCCGGCCTCGCCAACGCCGCGGCTTACGTCACCGTGCACAATGGCGGACCCGCCGCTGATCGCCTGGTCGGGGTGACCACGCCGGCGGCGCAGAGCGCCTCGATCCACAACAGCGTCCTTGCCGGCGGAATCACGCGGATGCGTCCGGCGGGAGCGCAGCCCATTAGTGCCGGTGGGCAGATCGCGATGCGGCCGGGGGGTCTCCATGTCATGCTGATGGGGTTGAAGGCGCCGCTGCGCCCCGGGACTCGCCTGCCGCTGACCTTGCGCTTCGCGCGGGCAGGCTCGGTGCAGGTCAGCCTTCCGGTGCTCGCCCCCGGCGCGTCTCCCGCCGGACAAGGTCACCATGGCCACTGA